In Penaeus vannamei isolate JL-2024 chromosome 4, ASM4276789v1, whole genome shotgun sequence, a single window of DNA contains:
- the LOC113804819 gene encoding aminopeptidase N-like — protein MLLFALLALGHAALALPQADDVTISPPASTKSQPTTTDIPVSIREKTDLGIRLPGSMKPLHYLVKLQPFINGNFSIFGYMEVEMEVLEPTSNITLHMADIITKNDTIKVYAPGQEKGRGEGIKNHEYDHDRQFYIAHLKNELQKGRKYVLSMEFLGYLNDKLHGFYRSTYMDAAGNTRNIAVSQFQATDARRAFPCFDEPAQKATFEIHLARESWMTTLSNMPIAETVPITGQEGWVWDRYEKSVPMSTYLVAFVVSDFVQVNTTVNDSVVLRVWARREAIDQAEYALKVGPKILSFFEEYFGLPFPLPKMDMVALPDFFAGAMENWGLITSKENYLMYNPEVSTPQTRAFITEVISHELAHQWFGNLVTPVWWDDLWLNEGFATYINFLGIDHAEPSWKVMETSLVERVHRVFGLDSLESSHKISIPVDHPDEIFEVFDGISYEKGASIIRMMTHYLTEATFRKGLTSYLKALSYKNAVQSDLWKYLTLAAHEDGILPQDVTVKMIMDTWTLQMGYPVIHVKRNLDGTSAVLTQERFLLERGTNSSNIRDYKWWVPLTYTTQSEANFNQTQAKLWLMDTEDYIVVSSLPPTNQWVIFNLQQTGYYRVNYDDHNWNLIIQQLKKDHQVICPINRAQIIDDAMNFAKAGRLSYNIAIDVYAYLQKEGEYLPWATGVNKLSYIENMFKRRSGYGALKRYLLDLVLPLYENVGFDDKLEDPHLEQRKRKIAVNWACKLGHKDCLDKVLTLYRQWMANPDNTSLIPSNLKWTVYCRAIQEGGEAEWDFAWEQYLKTNVASEKTLLLSAMACTEESWILSRYLEMAINTTSGLRLQDVMVVLGNVATNDVGRPLVWDYLTLNWNDIYALEKKKRGELMKQITGPFNTKQELEKVESFVTSGVSLEGNQRSVQQVEEKVRNNIAWMDANYDVIVQWLEENGYSSKLRVA, from the exons ATGCTGCTGTTTGCTCTGCTCGCCCTCGGTCACGCCGCCCTGGCTTTGCCTCAGGCTGATGACGTCACCATCTCACCTCCGGCATCCACTAAGAGTCAGCCAACGACG ACCGACATACCAGTATCTATAAGGGAGAAAACTGATTTGGGCATAAGATTGCCTGGATCCATGAAACCACTCCATTACCTGGTCAAGCTCCAACCCTTTATCAATGGCAACTTTAGCATCTTCGGCTacatggaggtggagatggaggtccTGGAACCGACCTCCAACATCACGCTCCACATGGCTGACATCATCACTAAAAATGACACAATAAAG GTGTATGCTCCTGGTCAAGAGAAAGGCCGAGGTGAGGGGATCAAAAACCATGAGTACGATCATGATCGTCAATTTTATATCGCCCATCTGAAGAACGAGctgcagaaaggaagaaagtacgTTCTTTCCATGGAGTTCCTTGGTTATCTTAATGACAAGCTGCACGGCTTCTACAGGTCGACCTACATGGATGCTGCAGGCAACACCAG GAACATTGCTGTGTCACAGTTTCAGGCTACTGATGCCCGCAGAGCCTTCCCTTGCTTTGATGAGCCTGCCCAAAAAGCAACCTTTGAAATTCACCTCGCTAGGGAATCTTGGATGACGACCCTCTCTAACATGCCCATTGCAGAAACTGTGCCTAT CACGGGGCAGGAGGGTTGGGTGTGGGACCGTTATGAGAAGAGCGTCCCGATGTCCACCTACCTCGTCGCCTTCGTCGTCTCGGATTTTGTTCAAGTCAACACCACAGTGAATGACAGCGTGGTACTTCGAG TGTGGGCGCGACGAGAAGCAATAGATCAGGCAGAGTATGCACTGAAGGTGGGACCCAAGATCCTGAGTTTCTTTGAAGAGTATTTCggcctgcctttccctctcccaaagATGGACATGGTTGCGTTACCCGACTTCTTTGCAGGAGCCATGGAAAACTGGGGTCTCATCACTAGCAA GGAAAATTACCTCATGTATAATCCAGAAGTGTCAACACCACAAACAAGAGCATTTATCACAGAGGTAATATCCCACGAATTGGCTCACCAGTGGTTTGGGAACCTGGTGACGCCCGTGTGGTGGGATGACCTCTGGCTCAACGAGGGATTTGCTACCTATATAAATTTCCTTGGGATTGATCAT GCAGAGCCATCATGGAAAGTAATGGAAACGTCCCTCGTCGAAAGAGTTCACAGAGTGTTTGGTCTTGACAGTTTGGAGTCGTCACACAAGATCAGCATTCCCGTCGATCACCCAGATGAAATCTTCGAAGTCTTTGATGGAATCTCATATGAAAAGG GAGCATCTATCATCAGGATGATGACCCACTACCTCACTGAAGCAACATTTAGGAAGGGGTTGACCAGCTACCTGAAAGCACT TTCATACAAGAATGCAGTGCAAAGTGACTTGTGGAAATATTTAACATTGGCGGCTCACGAGGACGGCATTCTACCCCAGGACGTGACTGTTAAGATGATCATGGACACGTGGACGCTGCAGATGGGCTACCCCGTCATCCACGTGAAAAGGAACCTGGATGGAACCTCCGCCGTGTTGACGCAG GAACGCTTCCTTTTAGAAAGGGGCACAAACTCTTCCAACATCAGAGACTACAAGTGGTGGGTGCCGCTGACCTACACGACCCAGAGCGAGGCCAACTTCAACCAGACTCAAGCCAAGTTATGGCTGATGGACACTGAAGATTACATCGTggtctcctcccttccaccaacTAACCAGTGGGTCATCTTCAACCTGCAGCAAACGGGCTACTACCGAGTCAACTACGACGACCACAACTGGAATCTTATCATCCAGCAGTTGAAGAAGGACCACCAGGTTATCTGCCCCATCAACAGGGCGCAAATAATCGATGACGCTATGAACTTCGCCAAGGCag GTCGTCTCAGCTACAACATCGCCATcgatgtgtatgcatatctgcaAAAGGAAGGGGAGTATCTGCCTTGGGCCACAGGAGTCAATAAGCTCAGTTACATAGAGAACATGTTCAAACGAAGAAGCGGATACGGCGCACTGAAG CGCTACCTCCTGGATTTGGTGTTGCCGCTCTATGAAAACGTCGGATTCGACGACAAGTTGGAGGATCCTCATTTggagcaaaggaagaggaagatcgcCGTGAACTGGGCTTGTAAACTTGGCCACAAGGACTGCCTCGACAAGGTGCTCACCCTCTACAGGCAGTGGATGGCAAATCCTGACAACACAAG CCTTATTCCATCAAACCTTAAATGGACGGTGTACTGCCGCGCCATACAGGAGGGCGGGGAGGCCGAGTGGGACTTCGCGTGGGAGCAGTACTTGAAGACCAACGTCGCCAGCGAGAAGACGCTCCTTCTCTCCGCTATGGCCTGCACTGAAGAATCTTGGATCCTCTCTAG GTACCTTGAAATGGCCATTAACACCACCAGCGGCCTAAGACTGCAAGATGTAATGGTTGTATTAGGAAACGTCGCTACCAATGATGTGGGACGCCCCTTGGTATGGGACTACCTCACACTTAACTGGAACGATATCTATGCATT agagaagaagaagagaggggaattgaTGAAACAAATTACGGGACCCTTTAATACAAAACAGGAACTTGAAAAG GTCGAGTCCTTCGTAACGAGCGGCGTGTCCTTGGAGGGGAACCAGAGGAGCGTCCAGCAGGTCGAAGAGAAAGTCCGAAATAACATTGCCTGGATGGACGCCAACTATGACGTCATCGTCCAGTGGCTGGAGGAGAACGGCTACTCCTCGAAACTCAGGGTCGCTTAG